The sequence CGAGGAGGTCGCCACCAAGGAGGCGTACGTCGTCCCCGCGGTCGGCGAGAAGAGGTTCACCGTCGCCGCGATCGACCTCGGCATCAAGGGCATGACCCCGCACCGGATGGCCGAGCGCGGCATCGAGGTGCACGTGCTGCCCGCCACCGCCACCGCCGACGAGATCTACGCCGTCGACCCCGACGGCGTGTTCTTCTCCAACGGCCCCGGCGACCCCGCCACCGCGGACGGCCCGGTCGCCCTGATGACCGCCGTCCTGGAGCGCCGCACGCCGCTGTTCGGCATCTGCTTCGGCAACCAGATCCTCGGCCGCGCCCTCGGCTTCGGCACCTACAAGCTGAAGTACGGCCACCGGGGCATCAACCAGCCGGTCCAGGACCGTACGACCGGCAAGGTCGAGGTCACCGCGCACAACCACGGCTTCGCCGTCGACGCGCCCCTCGACCAGGTCAGCGACACCAAGTTCGGCCGCGCCGAGGTCTCGCACGTCTGTCTGAACGACGACGTCGTGGAGGGGCTCCAGCTGCTCGACCAGCCCGCCTTCTCCGTCCAGTACCACCCCGAAGCGGCGGCCGGCCCGCACGACGCCGCCTACCTGTTCGACCGCTTCGTTTCCCTGATGGAGGGCCAGCGTGCCTAAGCGCACCGATATCCAGTCCGTCCT is a genomic window of Streptomyces sp. WP-1 containing:
- the carA gene encoding glutamine-hydrolyzing carbamoyl-phosphate synthase small subunit; protein product: MTTSTRGAAKTPAVLVLEDGRTFRGRAYGAVGETFGEAVFSTGMTGYQETLTDPSYDRQIVVATAPQIGNTGWNDEDDESGRIWVSGYVVRDPARVPSNWRAKRSLDDELERQGVVGISGIDTRALTRHLRERGSMRAGIFSGEALAADSELLARVQAQPHMKGASLYEEVATKEAYVVPAVGEKRFTVAAIDLGIKGMTPHRMAERGIEVHVLPATATADEIYAVDPDGVFFSNGPGDPATADGPVALMTAVLERRTPLFGICFGNQILGRALGFGTYKLKYGHRGINQPVQDRTTGKVEVTAHNHGFAVDAPLDQVSDTKFGRAEVSHVCLNDDVVEGLQLLDQPAFSVQYHPEAAAGPHDAAYLFDRFVSLMEGQRA